In Methanosphaera sp., a single window of DNA contains:
- a CDS encoding amidohydrolase family protein: MTETTSILIKDPITIADEIKKQSILIVDNKIQEVGTNLENGDAEVVIDASDKIAAPALINTHTHVAMTLLRGVGGDVDLQDWLNNYIWPREANLTDELVYAGSKLAMAEMIKTGTVMFNDMYFNMEQTAKATDEVGMRATLGYGMIDLFDDEKRKQELKEAKKLIDSTHNTADGRIKVAVTPHAPNTCSGELISDAAKLAKDNNVKLHIHVAETKDEVEMIKDQHGMTPFEYLDSLNALSSDMIAAHGVWTTDDEIKTLAQRGVTISHNPSSNMKLASGIAPVAKYLEGGVNVTIGTDGVASNNNLDMFSEMKLTALLQKVDTLDPKVANTKEVFDMATVNAANALGINSGEIKEGKLADIMLIDANVPHMVPMIDVMSNIIYSSLNDVNTVICDGKILLQDKELQTINEAEIMKDVKVAAKEL, from the coding sequence ATGACAGAAACAACATCAATACTAATAAAAGATCCTATAACAATAGCAGATGAAATAAAAAAACAGTCAATACTAATAGTTGACAATAAAATACAAGAAGTAGGAACAAACCTAGAAAATGGAGATGCAGAAGTAGTAATTGATGCATCAGATAAAATTGCAGCACCAGCACTAATAAATACACACACCCACGTTGCAATGACACTACTTCGTGGAGTAGGTGGAGATGTAGATCTTCAAGACTGGCTAAATAACTACATCTGGCCACGTGAGGCAAATCTTACAGATGAACTAGTATATGCAGGATCAAAACTTGCAATGGCAGAAATGATAAAAACAGGAACAGTAATGTTTAATGACATGTACTTTAACATGGAACAAACTGCAAAAGCAACAGATGAAGTAGGAATGCGTGCAACACTAGGATATGGAATGATTGACCTATTTGATGATGAAAAAAGAAAACAAGAACTAAAAGAAGCAAAAAAACTCATAGACTCAACACACAACACAGCAGATGGACGTATAAAAGTTGCAGTAACACCACATGCACCAAATACATGTTCAGGAGAATTAATATCAGATGCAGCAAAACTTGCAAAAGATAACAATGTAAAACTTCACATTCACGTTGCAGAAACAAAAGATGAAGTAGAGATGATAAAAGACCAACATGGTATGACACCATTTGAATATCTTGATAGTCTCAATGCATTAAGTAGTGATATGATTGCAGCACATGGTGTATGGACAACAGATGATGAAATAAAAACACTTGCACAACGTGGTGTTACAATATCACACAATCCATCAAGTAATATGAAATTAGCATCAGGAATTGCACCTGTTGCAAAATACTTAGAGGGTGGTGTTAATGTAACAATAGGAACAGATGGAGTAGCATCAAATAATAACCTAGACATGTTTAGTGAAATGAAACTAACAGCACTACTTCAAAAGGTAGATACACTAGATCCTAAAGTTGCAAATACAAAAGAAGTATTTGACATGGCAACAGTAAATGCAGCAAATGCACTTGGCATAAATTCTGGTGAAATAAAAGAAGGAAAACTTGCAGATATTATGCTTATTGATGCAAATGTTCCACATATGGTTCCAATGATAGATGTAATGAGTAATATTATCTATTCATCATTAAATGATGTAAATACAGTAATTTGTGATGGTAAAATACTTCTTCAAGACAAAGAGCTTCAAACAATAAATGAAGCAGAAATCATGAAAGATGTAAAAGTTGCAGCAAAAGAACTCTAA
- a CDS encoding 2-isopropylmalate synthase → MNYNPPSDVIIYDTTLRDGEQTPGVTITTDEKITIAEKLDKLGVDVIELGFPAASPGEQETFKQVAKLGFTSKISGLARALKPDIDKAIDADADYIHTFIGTSPLHRDYKLKKSKEEILTLAVDAVDYIKDHGLIAEFSCEDATRTELDYLLEVYGAVEEAKVDKINVPDTVGVTIPRKMNELIGNIYENINVPISVHCHNDFGLAVANTLAAIEAGAKQAQCTINGLGERAGNASLEEIVMALDKSYDIKTNINAPLLVNTSETVSRITGVKMPPNKAIVGENAFAHEAGIHVQGILENSQTYEALKPEEVGHKRRIVLGKLTGANAVHAKLEEYNINLSDEQFDQLFSKIKALGDAGKVITDIDFRSIAEAIQGRPTDERIKLLGISVMTGDNTIPTATVQLDLDGEVKYRAETGVGPVDAALKAIQSLVKEIVNISLEEYHIEAITGGTNALAEVFVITVDEDGNKATGRSTHEDIVNASIDAIISSINKLLMLRKE, encoded by the coding sequence ATGAATTATAACCCACCATCAGATGTTATTATTTATGACACCACTCTTAGAGATGGTGAACAAACACCTGGTGTTACGATAACAACTGATGAAAAAATTACAATCGCAGAAAAATTAGACAAACTTGGAGTAGATGTTATCGAATTGGGTTTTCCAGCAGCATCACCTGGTGAGCAGGAAACATTCAAGCAAGTAGCAAAACTCGGATTTACATCAAAAATAAGTGGACTTGCACGTGCATTAAAGCCAGATATAGATAAGGCAATAGATGCTGATGCTGATTATATTCACACATTTATAGGAACATCACCACTTCACAGAGACTATAAACTTAAAAAATCTAAAGAAGAAATTCTAACACTTGCTGTTGATGCAGTAGATTATATTAAAGATCATGGATTAATTGCTGAATTTTCATGTGAAGATGCAACAAGAACAGAACTTGACTACTTACTTGAAGTTTATGGTGCTGTAGAAGAAGCTAAAGTTGATAAGATCAATGTTCCTGATACTGTTGGAGTTACAATTCCAAGAAAAATGAATGAACTTATTGGTAATATTTATGAAAATATCAATGTACCTATAAGTGTTCACTGTCACAATGACTTTGGTCTTGCTGTTGCAAATACACTTGCAGCAATTGAAGCTGGAGCAAAACAGGCACAATGTACAATTAATGGTCTTGGTGAAAGAGCAGGAAATGCTTCACTTGAAGAAATTGTTATGGCACTTGATAAGTCATATGATATTAAAACAAACATCAATGCACCACTTCTTGTAAATACATCAGAAACAGTATCAAGAATTACAGGTGTAAAAATGCCACCTAATAAAGCTATTGTTGGTGAAAATGCATTTGCACACGAAGCTGGTATACATGTTCAGGGAATTCTTGAAAATAGTCAAACATATGAAGCCCTAAAACCTGAAGAAGTAGGTCATAAAAGACGTATAGTTCTTGGTAAACTTACAGGTGCTAATGCTGTACATGCAAAACTTGAAGAATATAACATTAATCTTTCAGATGAACAGTTTGATCAACTTTTCAGTAAAATCAAAGCTCTTGGTGATGCTGGTAAAGTTATCACAGATATTGATTTCAGATCAATTGCTGAGGCTATCCAGGGAAGACCTACAGATGAACGTATTAAACTTCTCGGTATTAGTGTAATGACAGGAGATAATACTATTCCTACAGCTACTGTACAACTTGACCTTGATGGTGAAGTTAAATATCGTGCTGAAACTGGTGTAGGTCCTGTTGATGCTGCTCTTAAAGCAATTCAATCACTTGTAAAAGAAATTGTAAATATTTCTCTTGAAGAATATCATATTGAAGCTATTACTGGTGGAACAAATGCTCTTGCTGAAGTATTTGTAATTACTGTAGATGAAGATGGTAATAAAGCTACTGGACGTTCAACTCATGAAGATATTGTAAATGCAAGTATTGATGCAATTATTTCATCAATTAATAAGCTTTTAATGCTTAGAAAAGAATAA
- the albA gene encoding DNA-binding protein Alba: MAEENIVYIGNKPVMNYVLAVVTQMNSGVTEVILKARGRAISRAVDVAEIVRNRFISDVDVESIDISTEEIVGNEGTSSNVSAIEIKLSK; encoded by the coding sequence ATGGCAGAAGAAAATATCGTATACATTGGAAACAAACCAGTAATGAACTATGTATTAGCTGTAGTAACACAAATGAACAGCGGAGTAACAGAAGTAATATTAAAAGCAAGAGGAAGAGCTATCAGCAGAGCTGTAGATGTAGCTGAAATTGTAAGAAACAGATTTATTTCAGATGTTGATGTAGAAAGCATCGACATAAGCACAGAAGAAATTGTTGGAAACGAAGGAACCTCCTCCAACGTATCAGCAATCGAAATAAAATTAAGTAAATAG
- a CDS encoding PQQ-binding-like beta-propeller repeat protein: MKLNSKKLTIGLLIACLLLATVSTAAATEWPMFQNNPRHTGYVNQDTSYSTSQWTVTLDGAVKSPAALSSDKIYVGTEKGTLYALSAKDGNTTWSYDTGSSIYSTPCVVGDTVYVGSDNGYMYSNNANSGSLNWKFKADGSIRSSAASDDENIYFGSDDGYVYAISRNDGTLKWKYHTDDSVQSAPTIDGDTLYVGSDDDNVYAININDGSLKWKFTTGDDIKSSPAIWDSKVYVGSDDSQVYALDAQNGAEVWEYNAGSSVSSSPSLDQRQSTLYVGTEDGDLLALDMRDGLKKWNKTIASEVNSTPSIFGNNIAVSTTSGSVEIFNKFTGEGTWSFNPGYLPNVSGSMMSPVTSGGSLFVAADDGNVYSIDTDEKAAPLSPYTAYYVVAIVVIIAAAAVIRKVMKGKKQ; the protein is encoded by the coding sequence ATGAAACTAAATAGTAAAAAATTAACAATAGGATTACTTATTGCATGCTTACTTTTAGCTACAGTTTCAACAGCAGCAGCTACAGAATGGCCAATGTTCCAAAACAATCCAAGACACACAGGATATGTTAACCAGGATACATCATATTCAACAAGCCAGTGGACTGTAACACTAGATGGAGCTGTAAAATCACCAGCAGCACTAAGTTCAGATAAAATATATGTAGGAACAGAAAAAGGAACACTTTATGCTCTAAGTGCAAAAGATGGAAATACAACATGGTCATATGATACAGGTTCATCAATATATTCAACACCATGTGTTGTAGGTGACACTGTATATGTAGGAAGTGACAATGGATATATGTATTCAAATAATGCAAATTCCGGATCATTAAACTGGAAATTTAAAGCAGATGGAAGTATCAGATCATCAGCAGCATCAGATGATGAAAACATCTACTTTGGATCAGATGATGGATATGTATATGCAATAAGTCGTAACGATGGAACATTAAAATGGAAATATCATACAGATGATTCAGTACAATCAGCACCAACAATTGATGGTGACACACTCTATGTAGGATCTGATGATGATAATGTATATGCAATAAATATCAATGATGGATCATTAAAATGGAAATTCACAACTGGTGATGACATAAAATCATCCCCTGCAATATGGGACTCTAAAGTATATGTAGGATCAGATGACAGCCAAGTATATGCTCTTGATGCACAAAATGGTGCAGAAGTATGGGAATACAATGCAGGTTCTTCAGTTTCATCATCACCATCACTTGATCAAAGACAATCAACACTCTATGTTGGTACAGAAGATGGAGACTTACTTGCACTTGATATGAGAGATGGACTTAAAAAGTGGAATAAAACAATAGCATCTGAGGTAAATTCAACACCATCAATATTTGGTAATAATATTGCAGTATCAACAACATCAGGTAGTGTTGAAATATTCAATAAATTTACAGGAGAAGGTACATGGTCATTTAATCCTGGATATTTACCAAATGTTTCAGGTTCAATGATGTCACCTGTAACTAGTGGTGGATCATTATTTGTAGCAGCAGATGATGGTAATGTATATTCAATTGATACAGATGAAAAAGCAGCACCACTTAGTCCATATACAGCATACTATGTAGTTGCAATAGTTGTAATTATTGCAGCAGCAGCTGTTATAAGAAAAGTCATGAAAGGTAAAAAACAATAA
- a CDS encoding ABC transporter permease, translated as MEIKKVKWMIKKDLLTLWRHKVHFMSILLFPILMVALCGWGMGGSVENTPVVVVKQSTGDVTDQVINALKSDQTYDIKEITSDADKAKEDVDNGKYKAAIILSSNFEESDNKNAVLYIDSSDQLTTQTLVPTTQQIFASLSEKIGTQQVAANTAEPNALQQTAQTIKLQVNKIFGDIDYIDFLLPGVLAMSMFMSSMMTMGNTIAGERERGELARLFMTPTSISSVLAGKITSQVIRQLISAVILILSAIILFNATIKGSYILLFIVILVSLFCFVGFGMMFSSTARTQEDYIQIVMPIAMPMMFICGVFFPTQTMPPILQEIAQFLPLTYANDAFRTIMIQGGGLGDITLDLVILLAFGLVFFIIGVARFNRDI; from the coding sequence ATGGAAATTAAAAAAGTAAAGTGGATGATTAAAAAAGATCTACTAACACTATGGAGACACAAAGTTCACTTCATGTCCATACTACTTTTCCCAATACTCATGGTAGCATTATGTGGATGGGGAATGGGTGGAAGTGTAGAAAATACTCCAGTTGTAGTTGTAAAACAATCAACAGGAGATGTTACAGATCAAGTAATCAATGCACTAAAATCTGACCAAACATATGATATAAAAGAGATAACTTCAGATGCCGATAAGGCAAAAGAAGATGTAGATAATGGAAAATATAAAGCAGCAATAATACTATCAAGTAACTTTGAAGAGAGTGACAATAAAAATGCAGTGTTATATATTGACTCATCAGATCAGCTGACAACGCAAACACTTGTACCAACAACACAGCAAATATTTGCATCACTTTCTGAGAAAATTGGAACACAACAAGTAGCAGCAAATACAGCAGAACCTAATGCATTACAACAAACAGCACAAACAATAAAACTTCAAGTAAATAAAATCTTTGGAGATATTGACTACATAGACTTCTTACTTCCTGGTGTACTTGCAATGTCAATGTTTATGTCCTCAATGATGACAATGGGAAATACCATTGCAGGAGAACGTGAACGTGGAGAACTTGCACGTCTATTTATGACACCAACAAGTATCTCATCAGTACTTGCAGGAAAAATAACATCACAAGTAATAAGACAACTAATAAGTGCAGTAATATTAATATTATCAGCAATAATATTATTTAATGCAACAATTAAGGGAAGCTATATTTTACTATTTATAGTAATACTTGTATCACTATTTTGTTTTGTAGGATTTGGTATGATGTTCTCATCAACTGCAAGAACACAAGAAGACTACATACAAATAGTAATGCCAATTGCAATGCCAATGATGTTTATATGTGGAGTATTCTTCCCAACACAAACAATGCCACCTATACTTCAAGAAATTGCACAATTCCTACCACTAACATATGCAAACGATGCATTTAGAACAATAATGATACAAGGTGGAGGACTTGGAGATATAACACTAGATCTTGTTATACTACTTGCATTTGGACTAGTATTTTTCATAATTGGTGTAGCTAGATTCAACAGAGATATTTAG
- a CDS encoding ATP-binding cassette domain-containing protein, with product MKYAIETHDLVKQYGDFRAVDNLNLFIEKGTIGGILGPNGAGKTTSIKMLTCLIPKTSGEAKVAGFDVTTHPDEVRKKIGMVPQKVSLYNDLTVRENVELCADFYNVDQRIKDKKIDDLLDLVDISYAQDKYVRNLSGGMQQKTSVVASLIHNPELLFLDEPTVGLDPTTKRTLWDLMVELNDNGNTIILCSHDMYEVDKICDSINIINSGKVVAHDTPQGLKDHLLQNREENNNRIKQTIAELQKQEATEENLEQISELKASLTDENEEVTVMVSNITDEMIDAINDLDIVKHVENKGNGRLNIGLKRSETAVNYVITTILSNGGNIASIKTNDPTLEDVFVAITAKKRGEIKDGN from the coding sequence TTGAAATATGCAATAGAAACACACGACTTAGTAAAACAATATGGAGATTTTAGAGCAGTAGATAATCTAAACTTATTCATAGAAAAAGGAACAATTGGTGGAATTCTAGGACCAAATGGAGCTGGAAAAACAACATCAATTAAAATGTTAACATGCCTAATTCCAAAAACCTCAGGAGAAGCAAAAGTTGCAGGTTTTGATGTAACAACACATCCTGATGAGGTAAGAAAAAAAATAGGAATGGTACCACAAAAGGTAAGTTTATATAACGATCTAACAGTACGAGAAAATGTAGAACTATGTGCAGACTTCTACAATGTAGATCAAAGAATAAAAGATAAAAAAATAGATGACCTACTAGACTTAGTAGATATAAGCTATGCACAAGATAAATATGTCCGCAACCTATCAGGTGGAATGCAACAGAAAACATCAGTAGTTGCAAGTCTTATACATAACCCAGAGCTACTATTTCTTGATGAACCAACAGTAGGACTAGATCCAACTACCAAAAGAACACTATGGGATCTAATGGTAGAGTTAAATGATAATGGAAATACAATAATTCTATGTTCACACGACATGTATGAAGTAGATAAAATCTGTGATTCAATAAATATCATTAACAGTGGAAAAGTAGTAGCACATGATACACCACAAGGACTAAAAGATCACCTACTACAAAACCGTGAAGAAAACAACAACAGAATCAAACAAACAATAGCAGAACTTCAAAAACAAGAAGCAACAGAAGAAAATCTAGAACAAATCAGTGAACTTAAAGCATCATTAACTGATGAAAATGAAGAAGTAACAGTGATGGTATCAAATATTACTGATGAAATGATAGATGCAATAAATGATCTTGACATAGTAAAACATGTAGAAAATAAGGGAAATGGACGTTTAAATATAGGACTTAAACGGTCAGAAACTGCAGTAAACTATGTAATAACAACCATACTATCAAATGGTGGAAATATTGCTTCAATTAAAACAAATGATCCAACACTAGAAGATGTATTTGTAGCTATAACTGCTAAAAAACGGGGCGAAATTAAAGATGGAAATTAA
- a CDS encoding PadR family transcriptional regulator: MQEDEKNISEVSNLNQDKFLFSLLKGVRNVFILWIISKHKIHGYALISLLNEATSSIHKKSKIHGSTIYPILHKLQEDGLIKSEEELNGKKKVKVYSITEEGLLALESIKRLIRDDPEENIMLMFVEDMIFDEDNFKNKGVEY; this comes from the coding sequence GTGCAAGAAGATGAAAAAAACATCTCTGAAGTTTCAAATCTTAATCAAGATAAATTTCTATTCTCATTATTAAAAGGAGTTAGAAATGTATTCATACTCTGGATAATAAGTAAACATAAAATCCATGGATATGCATTAATATCATTACTTAATGAGGCAACATCCTCAATACATAAAAAAAGTAAAATTCATGGAAGTACAATCTATCCAATACTTCACAAGCTACAAGAAGATGGCTTAATAAAAAGTGAAGAAGAATTAAATGGTAAAAAGAAAGTAAAAGTTTACAGCATAACAGAAGAAGGACTACTCGCACTTGAATCAATAAAAAGATTAATACGTGATGATCCTGAAGAAAATATAATGCTAATGTTTGTAGAAGATATGATCTTTGATGAAGACAATTTTAAAAATAAGGGGGTGGAATATTGA
- a CDS encoding DUF362 domain-containing protein produces the protein MTSKVFYMKTTKQSPDDMKRDSIEKLLSQINDTDIFRKDENIAVKVNLADVKNKGCTDPIYVEKLVEILKSYDTNTHLIDSKPLYQLDECEKYTYENIDVCQHILNDSEIKKVDVDGEIIKTAKLSKQIHNSDKIITLTQFKPHHICGIAGAIKNMAIDTAVKSGKIEQYRQAAPFISKIGCLACKVCINECPQKAVELNSIAQINYTKCIACNLCVRICPKDTVKINRIKSDFINKAICEYAKAATENRKNDIIYINFLDDIKADYEDTKQDDANEKLSDDIAILISNDPVAIDQASYDMLNDAIGEDIVEKLWRIIDAQMQLNYADSINVGCKDYELVEIK, from the coding sequence ATGACATCTAAAGTATTTTATATGAAAACTACAAAACAAAGTCCTGATGATATGAAAAGAGATTCTATTGAAAAATTACTCAGCCAAATTAATGACACTGATATTTTTAGAAAAGATGAAAATATAGCAGTTAAAGTAAATCTGGCAGATGTGAAAAATAAAGGATGTACAGATCCAATATATGTAGAAAAGCTAGTTGAAATTCTTAAAAGTTACGATACAAACACACATTTAATCGACTCAAAACCATTATATCAACTAGATGAATGTGAAAAATACACATATGAAAATATAGATGTATGTCAACACATACTAAATGATAGTGAAATTAAAAAAGTAGATGTTGATGGTGAAATAATAAAAACTGCAAAACTATCAAAACAAATACATAACAGTGATAAAATCATCACACTCACACAATTTAAGCCACATCACATCTGTGGAATTGCAGGTGCAATAAAAAATATGGCAATAGATACAGCAGTAAAATCAGGAAAAATAGAACAATACAGACAAGCTGCACCTTTCATATCAAAAATAGGATGTCTTGCATGTAAAGTATGTATAAATGAATGTCCACAAAAGGCAGTAGAATTAAATTCAATAGCACAGATAAACTACACAAAATGTATAGCATGTAACTTATGTGTACGCATATGTCCAAAAGATACAGTGAAAATTAACAGAATCAAATCAGACTTCATAAACAAGGCAATATGTGAATATGCAAAAGCTGCAACAGAAAACAGAAAAAATGATATAATATACATAAACTTCCTTGATGATATAAAAGCAGACTATGAAGATACAAAACAAGATGATGCAAATGAAAAACTATCAGATGACATAGCAATACTAATAAGTAACGATCCTGTTGCAATAGATCAGGCAAGCTATGACATGCTAAATGATGCAATTGGTGAGGATATTGTTGAAAAACTATGGAGAATCATAGATGCACAGATGCAACTTAACTATGCAGATAGCATTAATGTAGGATGTAAAGACTATGAACTAGTTGAAATAAAATAA
- a CDS encoding MoxR family ATPase, whose protein sequence is MKQIEEINEKLAKNNYISNDQIDTILFLAQTLKKPILVEGPPGTGKTELAKKIAESFDRDFFRIQCYEGITYEQIVGEWNYQKQLLYLEAAREKKEDMTIFSNEFFIKRPLLTAFSNEKPSVLLIDEIDKADEELESFLLQALGEQEITVNDLDTFKLKNDIIVVLTSNAQRNLLDETKDRCLYLYLDYPDFEREVEIVKRIIPQTKEGFVEEMVDKTQKIRKLELSKKPSVRATVDWVESLIALGEVPPTRDALENTLNVVAKNQEDKEKIINEILNKI, encoded by the coding sequence ATGAAACAAATCGAAGAGATTAATGAAAAACTAGCTAAAAATAACTACATATCAAACGACCAAATTGATACAATTCTCTTTCTTGCACAAACACTAAAAAAACCAATTCTAGTTGAAGGACCACCAGGAACAGGTAAAACAGAACTTGCAAAGAAGATTGCTGAAAGTTTTGATCGTGACTTTTTCAGAATTCAGTGTTATGAGGGAATTACATACGAACAAATTGTAGGAGAATGGAACTACCAGAAACAATTACTATATCTTGAAGCTGCACGTGAGAAAAAAGAGGATATGACAATATTTTCTAATGAATTTTTCATAAAAAGACCACTTCTCACAGCATTTAGTAATGAAAAACCATCAGTTCTTCTTATTGATGAAATTGACAAAGCAGATGAAGAACTTGAAAGTTTCCTTCTTCAAGCACTTGGAGAACAAGAAATTACAGTAAATGATCTTGACACATTTAAACTTAAAAACGATATTATTGTTGTGTTAACATCAAATGCACAGAGAAACCTACTTGATGAAACAAAAGATAGATGTTTATACTTATATCTTGACTATCCTGACTTTGAACGTGAAGTTGAAATTGTAAAAAGAATTATTCCACAAACAAAAGAAGGATTTGTAGAAGAGATGGTTGATAAAACTCAGAAAATAAGAAAACTTGAACTATCAAAAAAACCATCTGTAAGAGCAACAGTTGACTGGGTAGAATCATTAATTGCACTTGGTGAGGTACCACCTACACGTGATGCACTTGAAAATACATTGAATGTTGTTGCTAAAAATCAGGAAGATAAAGAAAAAATTATTAATGAAATATTAAATAAGATCTAA
- a CDS encoding HAD family hydrolase: MKCVVFDNAGTLLRRVTAIKQLETSNIFYETNTIGIANEKPGRIIVVMQQPTKELIKHDKTIAEYMKENPEKFEISYSQKSIEKQQLIEKLENDTTKISQITTTAKALIRKYDIEICSGSAIIIDTTNGVIEYVYTAGGVFFNETKNTINTLNENSYEVYIASGDNKQSLNKIAQILGVNPENVYDTANREIKKQIVETLQNQGNYVYMVGNNTNDELALKSSDTSILTVEQKEELPEYLLKSVDYKIDSIGEVIDIILKNN, encoded by the coding sequence ATGAAATGCGTAGTATTTGACAATGCTGGAACTTTACTTAGACGTGTAACTGCAATAAAACAACTTGAAACATCAAATATATTTTATGAAACAAACACTATAGGTATAGCTAATGAAAAACCTGGAAGAATAATTGTTGTAATGCAACAGCCAACAAAAGAACTAATAAAACATGATAAAACAATAGCAGAGTACATGAAAGAAAATCCTGAAAAATTTGAAATAAGCTACTCACAAAAATCTATTGAAAAACAACAACTAATAGAAAAACTAGAAAATGACACAACAAAAATAAGCCAAATAACAACAACAGCAAAAGCACTAATTAGAAAATATGACATAGAAATATGCAGTGGATCAGCAATAATAATAGATACAACTAATGGTGTAATAGAATATGTATATACAGCAGGAGGAGTATTTTTTAATGAAACAAAAAATACAATAAATACTCTAAATGAAAATTCATATGAAGTATACATAGCATCAGGTGATAATAAACAATCACTAAATAAGATAGCACAAATACTAGGAGTAAATCCTGAAAATGTATATGATACAGCAAATCGTGAAATAAAAAAACAAATAGTAGAAACACTACAAAATCAGGGAAACTATGTTTACATGGTAGGAAACAATACAAACGATGAACTAGCACTAAAGAGTTCTGATACATCAATACTTACAGTTGAACAAAAAGAAGAACTTCCAGAATATCTACTAAAATCTGTAGACTATAAAATAGATTCAATAGGTGAGGTAATAGATATTATATTAAAAAATAATTAA